The following are from one region of the Ruficoccus sp. ZRK36 genome:
- a CDS encoding DUF4962 domain-containing protein, producing the protein MPATMVLANEKADWPYVTPDSVNEYLTKHETSWQERMPEQGSRLFYTDEQWPDVEAALTSDEGLRPALRETFLAVADKLASGSPKRYYPPEDSTNGKSMRQNVEELWQRRVGDDIFLLCLAARLSDDPAYKKSLHDRVITGCEYPQWGLKPPNMDLASGHMARGIALAWDWHRDIFTEEEQAMIREVMRERVDALYRGLLGEVYWARSYAENHNHIAAAALGFAGLAFYGDIPEARQWLAAAGVAFGYVMEYSADDGSSAEGVPYWTYSLDFILQYIEATKTVTNSAECYDDPFMQQAAAFRIACATPGFQGILPWGDAPKVDFYGPHHLLAKLAAEYHDGEPQYVMEHLPFEPRGGNDAHALLLMWYDPAIKPVPPASLDYHVTTWDVVSSRSGWGDGDYLLTLKSGFNNRNHSHLDAGSLAFIFGDQWLMMTPGYGKGAGDQKFWHRGGPRWDFFSNASESHSTLIINGKNQSFDSKARGTIDNFTPTENYLWTTVDLSGVFPEVRGVDRRILHVRGDYILVMDEVKADESVQVDWLAQVPAAAKVDGPLMKLHSHSGDLNLSVLYPADGTFAPRKPSSPKVDNPDPTQRTYTVVQQGDHVQSVVLMQPTFSGQASTFLSCWLDQVDDNGWEATINSGDWIDDLYVYTAPTEIVVDGGSTLPEIELYASLVASRMVDGKITRLFATDVTSLQSDLISAESEKPVSFELSRGDGGWMLELATPFAGELSLAEGLTLFDKTATAQAADKPLTLPAGYYTIAKNKAAALKLTKQHELATAIRPMPPVLVAAPVDMTPAPADVSISWEAEDNIVQMNSASRVVPKVAASADNALRSFGYGGPAESVCWEIDVPETGLYELEVRYCTTDNPTLDLLVDGVAPTSQALGIPLQSTGGWSGKNDDWKEVVLTDKNGETLAIPLTKGRHWIELANPVPSLTLDAFTLRGIGSPSAP; encoded by the coding sequence ATGCCGGCCACCATGGTGCTGGCCAACGAAAAGGCTGACTGGCCCTACGTGACCCCAGACAGCGTTAACGAATATCTCACGAAGCATGAGACCTCCTGGCAGGAGCGTATGCCCGAGCAGGGCTCCCGCCTGTTTTATACCGACGAGCAGTGGCCGGACGTAGAGGCTGCCTTGACCTCGGATGAGGGACTGCGCCCGGCGTTGCGTGAGACGTTCCTCGCCGTAGCTGACAAGCTGGCTTCCGGCTCCCCCAAGCGCTACTACCCGCCCGAGGACTCCACCAACGGCAAGAGCATGCGCCAGAACGTGGAGGAGCTGTGGCAGCGCCGCGTCGGTGACGACATCTTTCTACTCTGCCTGGCCGCGCGCCTCAGCGACGACCCGGCTTATAAAAAGTCGCTCCACGACCGCGTCATCACCGGCTGCGAATACCCGCAGTGGGGCCTGAAGCCGCCAAACATGGACCTGGCCAGCGGACACATGGCTCGGGGCATCGCTCTGGCCTGGGACTGGCACCGAGACATTTTCACCGAAGAGGAGCAGGCCATGATCCGGGAGGTCATGCGCGAGCGCGTGGACGCCCTTTACCGCGGACTCCTGGGTGAGGTCTACTGGGCACGCAGCTATGCCGAGAACCATAACCACATCGCGGCAGCCGCTCTTGGGTTTGCCGGGCTGGCTTTTTATGGGGACATTCCGGAGGCCCGCCAATGGCTTGCGGCGGCCGGCGTCGCCTTTGGCTATGTCATGGAGTACAGCGCCGATGACGGCAGCTCGGCCGAGGGCGTCCCCTACTGGACGTACTCGCTGGACTTCATTCTCCAGTACATCGAGGCCACAAAAACCGTCACCAACAGTGCCGAGTGCTACGATGATCCCTTTATGCAGCAGGCAGCCGCTTTCCGGATTGCCTGCGCGACACCGGGCTTTCAGGGCATCCTCCCCTGGGGTGACGCACCGAAGGTCGACTTCTACGGGCCGCACCACCTGCTGGCCAAGCTCGCAGCCGAGTACCACGATGGCGAGCCGCAGTACGTGATGGAGCACCTGCCCTTTGAGCCGCGCGGCGGTAACGACGCCCATGCGCTGCTGCTGATGTGGTACGATCCGGCCATCAAGCCGGTGCCGCCCGCCTCGCTGGATTACCATGTGACGACGTGGGATGTCGTCTCCTCCCGCAGCGGCTGGGGCGATGGCGACTACCTGCTCACGCTTAAGTCAGGCTTTAACAACCGCAACCACAGCCACCTCGATGCCGGTTCGCTGGCCTTTATCTTCGGAGACCAATGGCTGATGATGACCCCCGGCTACGGCAAGGGCGCGGGCGATCAAAAGTTCTGGCACCGCGGCGGACCGCGCTGGGACTTTTTCTCCAACGCCAGCGAATCCCACAGCACGCTTATCATCAACGGGAAGAACCAGAGCTTTGACAGCAAGGCCCGCGGCACGATCGACAACTTCACCCCCACCGAGAACTACCTCTGGACCACCGTTGACCTGTCCGGTGTCTTTCCGGAAGTCCGTGGGGTGGACCGCCGCATCCTCCATGTCCGCGGCGACTACATCCTCGTGATGGATGAGGTGAAGGCCGACGAATCCGTGCAGGTGGACTGGCTGGCCCAGGTGCCTGCTGCCGCCAAGGTCGACGGACCGCTCATGAAGCTGCACAGCCACAGCGGCGATTTAAACCTGAGCGTCCTCTACCCTGCTGACGGCACATTTGCCCCCCGCAAGCCCTCCAGCCCGAAGGTTGACAACCCAGACCCGACACAGCGCACCTACACCGTCGTCCAGCAGGGCGACCACGTGCAGAGCGTTGTCCTGATGCAGCCGACGTTCAGCGGCCAGGCGTCGACCTTCCTCTCCTGCTGGCTCGACCAGGTCGATGACAACGGCTGGGAAGCGACGATTAACAGCGGAGACTGGATCGACGATCTCTACGTGTACACAGCTCCGACCGAGATCGTGGTCGATGGCGGCAGCACGCTGCCTGAGATCGAGCTCTACGCATCGCTCGTAGCCTCCCGCATGGTTGACGGCAAGATCACCCGCCTGTTCGCGACGGATGTCACATCCCTTCAAAGCGACCTCATCAGCGCCGAGTCGGAAAAGCCCGTCAGCTTCGAGCTAAGCCGGGGCGACGGCGGATGGATGCTTGAGCTCGCTACACCATTTGCGGGTGAACTGAGTCTCGCGGAAGGACTCACGCTCTTCGATAAAACCGCGACCGCCCAGGCCGCGGATAAGCCGCTTACCCTCCCGGCTGGCTATTACACCATCGCCAAGAACAAGGCAGCAGCCCTCAAGCTGACGAAACAGCACGAGCTGGCCACGGCGATCAGGCCCATGCCCCCGGTGCTCGTCGCCGCTCCGGTCGATATGACACCGGCACCGGCCGACGTCTCGATCTCATGGGAAGCCGAGGATAACATCGTGCAGATGAACAGCGCTTCCCGCGTCGTCCCAAAGGTCGCAGCCAGCGCCGATAACGCCCTCAGATCCTTCGGCTATGGCGGTCCGGCTGAGAGCGTCTGCTGGGAGATAGATGTCCCCGAGACGGGTCTCTATGAGCTTGAGGTCCGCTATTGCACGACTGACAACCCCACCCTCGACCTGCTCGTCGATGGAGTTGCTCCTACGTCTCAGGCACTGGGCATCCCGCTCCAGTCAACAGGTGGCTGGTCTGGCAAGAATGATGACTGGAAAGAGGTCGTGCTCACGGACAAGAATGGCGAGACGCTCGCCATCCCCCTGACCAAGGGAAGGCACTGGATTGAGCTGGCCAACCCAGTGCCCAGTCTGACGCTGGACGCCTTCACCCTGCGCGGGATCGGCTCACCGTCAGCCCCTTGA